In the genome of Bacillus thuringiensis, the window TATCCGCAAAAGAGTTCCGGCAAGATCAATTAATCGAAAACATTTCACAAATATTAAACGACGTGCAAGTCGATCCAAAATATGTAACCCTTGAATTAACAGAAAGAATTGCAATGATTGACGAGAAAGAAACGTTATTAAGACTGAAGCAATTAAAAGAATACGGTATCCAAACTTCCATTGACGACTTCGGTACTGGGTATTCTTCTCTTGCTTATTTATCAATTTTTCCAATCGACACATTAAAAGTACCGAGAGAATTCACACAATTAGCCGATCATCGTCCTGAAGAACGAGCCATCGTTTCTACAATCCTTTCCCTCGCAAATACTTTAAATCTTTCAGTCGTTGCCGAAGGGATTGAAACCGAAAAACAACTTAAGTTTCTGCAAAAACATAACTGTAAATATATGCAAGGTTACTATTTCAGTAAACCACTTACTAGCAATCAATTTATAAAGTTTCTACAAAAAAACCCCAGTATGAACAAATAATTCATACTGGGGGTTTTATAGCGCTAAATATTTTTCTCATAATATTCTTCTGCGATCTCTTCGTAAAAAGCTGCAGATGTCGTATAGAAATATGGAATTAACCATAAGAATCCAATCCCTAACGTAATACAACTTAATATAAACCAACCGATAAAACTTAAACATAAAATGAAATACTCCATCTTATGTCCATCCATCATACGACGACTTTCTGTAATAGCTTGGTTCAGTGAATACTCAGGATGATCGTTTATAATAAAGTATGTCATCGCATAAGAAAATGATTTAATAATACCTGGAATAATGAACAATAACGTCCATAAGAAAAGATAAAGATTTACTAATAAATATAATAAAAATGATTTTAGAAATCTCTTTCCCTCTGAAAACCAAATGAATACATTACCGATACTAGCTTGATTTTCACGAAGGATATTTAAACCAAGGTAATATCCACCTAAAGTTAACGGTCCAGTAACAAAAAATGTAAGAATATTCATTGAAATTGAACCATTTGTTTTTTGCCAACCAAAAATTAAAGAAAATCCCCAATCAACACTAAAATCAAAAGCTGTGATAAGAATTGAAATGAGCAGTGTAGCTCCAACAGCTAATCCCCATTTCCCTTCTAATGAATCTAGTGCTTCTCCTTTTAAATCACTAATCATGCGTAGCCTCGCCTCCTATACACAATAATTCTATTAGTATAGCATGTTCCTATTGAAATTCACCTTTTGAAATGTAGCGATAAAAGTGTGCGGTCGTTGTACTCATATACGGACTAAGCCAAAGAAATCCTATTCCAAAAGTAAGAAGCGCTAAAACAGCCCATCCTATGAAGCTCAGCCATAAAAGAAACAAATCTAACTTATGACCCTTCATAAGATTCTTACTTTCCTTCATCGCCTGCGAAACACTATATTCTGGATTTTCAATCATCACATAGTACGTCAGTGCATAAGAAAAATACATCACAATCATACCAACAATTGAAATTGCTAATAGTACGAAGAAAGCAATTGTAAACGACAAATTTCCTTCTTCACCTAAGAATATGAATAAACCTGTTAACAACATCGGAATCCATGTACCTGTATATAATAAAATCGCAAGCATTGCCCACATTGTTTTCATCATTCTTTTAAAACCACGGAACCCTTCAAACAAGTAATCTACTTTAGCATCTTCTCGTTTACTAATTTGTAGAAACACATTCGTGTAACCGTATGAGGTAATACCATAAGATGCATTACTCAAAATAATCATTATGCAATAGAAAATCCCAAATGTAATAGCTGCTCCAATTGACATCGTTTCCGCCTCAACTGACCCAGCTAAGCTAACAACTAAGAAAAATATAATAATTCCTGGAATTAAAAGTATAAGCATTGCAGCCATCGAAACGACATAGCTTAAAATAAAATATAAAATCGTTGATCCAACACCTAGTCCCCATTTTCCCTTTAAAGAGTACAATGCTTCTCGTTTCATTTCACCGATCATTGATTCATCCCCTTCATAAAATATAAATTGTTGTACACTTCTACTTATACAAGCATCAATATAATTATACCAGTTTTGTAAAATTATCCATAAAATACACAAAAAAAATCCGTAAAGGCAAGGCCCTTACGGATTTTTTTACTTCATATCAGAAACATTTAAACGGTTCACAGCACGTTGTAATGCCATTTCTGCACGTTTAAAGTCAACATGTGCTTGTTTATCTTGCATACGTTGCTCAGCGCGACGCTTCGCTTCATTTGCACGATGGATATCGATATGGTTTGCTTCTTCAGCAGATGATGATAATACAGTTACTTTATCTGGACGAACTTCGATAAAGCCACCACTTACTGCTACATAATCAGTGTGTCCACCATTTTTCAGACGAACTGCACTAATTTTTAATGGTGCAACAGTTGGAATGTGACCTGGTAAGATCCCCATTTCCCCACTCTCTGCTTTTACACTTACCATTTCTACTTCTTTTTCGTAAACCGGTCCATCAGGAGTTACAATACTGACTGGAAATGTCTTCATACTTCGTCCCTCCTAAGGCCTTACGCCATCATTTTCTTCGCGTTTTCAATAACTTCTTCAATGCTACCAACAAGGCGGAATGCATCTTCTGGAAGGTCATCATATTTTCCTTCTAGAATTTCTTTGAAACCACTAACTGTATTTTTTACAGGTACGTAAGAACCTTTTTGACCTGTAAACTGCTCAGCTACGTGGAAGTTTTGAGATAAGAAGAATTGAATACGACGAGCACGATGTACAACTAACTTATCTTCTTCAGATAACTCATCCATACCTAAGATAGCGATGATATCTTGAAGCTCTTTATAACGTTGTAAAGTTTGCTGTACTTGACGAGCTACTTCATAATGTTCTTCTCCTACGATTTCTGGAGAAAGTGCACGAGATGTAGATGCTAATGGATCTACGGCTGGGTAAATACCCATTTGCGTTAAACGACGCTCTAAGTTTGTTGTTGCATCTAAGTGAGCGAACGTTGTAGCTGGTGCTGGGTCAGTATAGTCATCGGCTGGTACATATACCGCTTGGATAGACGTGATAGACCCTTTATTTGTAGA includes:
- a CDS encoding DUF975 family protein, whose product is MISDLKGEALDSLEGKWGLAVGATLLISILITAFDFSVDWGFSLIFGWQKTNGSISMNILTFFVTGPLTLGGYYLGLNILRENQASIGNVFIWFSEGKRFLKSFLLYLLVNLYLFLWTLLFIIPGIIKSFSYAMTYFIINDHPEYSLNQAITESRRMMDGHKMEYFILCLSFIGWFILSCITLGIGFLWLIPYFYTTSAAFYEEIAEEYYEKNI
- a CDS encoding DUF975 family protein → MCILWIILQNWYNYIDACISRSVQQFIFYEGDESMIGEMKREALYSLKGKWGLGVGSTILYFILSYVVSMAAMLILLIPGIIIFFLVVSLAGSVEAETMSIGAAITFGIFYCIMIILSNASYGITSYGYTNVFLQISKREDAKVDYLFEGFRGFKRMMKTMWAMLAILLYTGTWIPMLLTGLFIFLGEEGNLSFTIAFFVLLAISIVGMIVMYFSYALTYYVMIENPEYSVSQAMKESKNLMKGHKLDLFLLWLSFIGWAVLALLTFGIGFLWLSPYMSTTTAHFYRYISKGEFQ
- the atpC gene encoding F0F1 ATP synthase subunit epsilon codes for the protein MKTFPVSIVTPDGPVYEKEVEMVSVKAESGEMGILPGHIPTVAPLKISAVRLKNGGHTDYVAVSGGFIEVRPDKVTVLSSSAEEANHIDIHRANEAKRRAEQRMQDKQAHVDFKRAEMALQRAVNRLNVSDMK